The following proteins are encoded in a genomic region of Actinomadura sp. NAK00032:
- a CDS encoding ABC transporter permease — protein MSALALAMTDSATMLRRNLRHALRYPSLTLAGMMMPIFIMLLFVGVFGNVLGDGVGGPAKGDYINYVAPGIILMGIASGCLQTSVSVCVDMTEGIVDRFRTLGIARASLLTGHVIGSMIQTLLSTAAVIGVAVAMGFRASGSVLDWLAAAGLLAALTFALTWVGVMMGLLAKNPEGASNTPMIVQFLPFFGSAIVPPEAMPAGVRWFAEYQPFTPINETLRGLLVTSPDGTDAVAAAAWCAGLAVVGYATSKVLFNRKAPR, from the coding sequence ATGAGCGCGCTCGCACTGGCGATGACGGACTCCGCGACGATGCTGCGCCGCAACCTGCGGCACGCGCTGCGCTACCCGTCCCTGACGCTCGCGGGCATGATGATGCCGATCTTCATCATGCTGCTGTTCGTCGGCGTGTTCGGGAACGTGCTCGGGGACGGGGTCGGCGGCCCGGCCAAGGGCGACTACATCAACTACGTGGCACCGGGGATCATCCTGATGGGGATCGCGTCCGGGTGCCTGCAGACGTCGGTCTCGGTGTGCGTCGACATGACCGAGGGCATCGTGGACCGGTTCCGGACGCTCGGCATAGCGCGGGCGTCCCTGCTGACCGGCCATGTGATCGGCAGCATGATCCAGACGCTGCTCAGCACGGCGGCGGTCATCGGCGTGGCCGTCGCCATGGGGTTCCGGGCGAGCGGGAGCGTCCTGGACTGGCTCGCCGCGGCCGGGCTGCTGGCGGCGCTCACGTTCGCGCTGACCTGGGTGGGCGTCATGATGGGGCTGCTGGCGAAGAACCCCGAGGGCGCGAGCAACACGCCGATGATCGTGCAGTTCCTGCCGTTCTTCGGCAGCGCGATCGTCCCGCCGGAGGCGATGCCGGCCGGGGTGCGGTGGTTCGCCGAGTACCAGCCGTTCACGCCGATCAACGAGACGCTGCGCGGCCTGCTGGTCACGTCGCCGGACGGGACCGACGCGGTGGCCGCCGCCGCCTGGTGCGCGGGGCTCGCCGTCGTCGGCTACGCGACGTCGAAGGTGCTGTTCAACCGGAAGGCGCCTCGGTAG
- a CDS encoding ATP-binding cassette domain-containing protein, whose translation MEIEARQTAISAVGLRKAFGEKAVLDGLDLEVARGTVFALLGPNGAGKTTAVRILSTLIPADGGQARVAGCDLMRNPDGVRKAIGVTGQYAAVDGLLTGRENLILMADLHHLGKAAGRRVADELLERFDLVEAGKRTVATYSGGMRRRLDIAMTLIGSPQIIFLDEPTTGLDPRSRRTTWEIVRGLVRGGVTIFLTTQYLDEADQLADRIAVLDGGRIVAEGTSEELKRLVPGGHVRLRFAGPGELDAAARVLGEAARDDDALALQVPSDGGVRSLRALLGRLEDAAVEVDELSVHTPDLDDVFLALTGQEERKEQREQREQKEEVAR comes from the coding sequence ATGGAGATAGAGGCGAGGCAGACGGCCATCTCGGCGGTCGGGCTGCGGAAGGCGTTCGGGGAGAAGGCCGTCCTGGACGGGCTGGACCTCGAGGTGGCGCGGGGGACGGTGTTCGCGTTGCTCGGGCCGAACGGGGCGGGGAAGACGACGGCCGTGCGGATCCTGTCGACGCTGATCCCGGCGGACGGGGGCCAGGCGCGCGTCGCCGGGTGCGATCTCATGCGGAACCCCGACGGGGTGCGCAAGGCGATCGGCGTCACGGGGCAGTACGCGGCGGTGGACGGGCTGCTCACCGGCCGGGAGAACCTGATCCTGATGGCGGACCTCCACCATCTGGGGAAGGCCGCCGGGCGGCGGGTCGCCGACGAGTTGCTGGAGCGGTTCGACCTGGTGGAGGCCGGCAAGCGGACGGTCGCCACCTATTCGGGCGGGATGCGGCGGCGGCTCGACATCGCGATGACACTGATCGGGAGCCCGCAGATCATCTTCCTGGACGAGCCGACGACCGGGCTCGACCCGCGCAGCCGGCGGACGACCTGGGAGATCGTCCGCGGCCTGGTGCGCGGCGGCGTGACGATCTTCCTGACCACGCAGTACCTGGACGAGGCCGACCAGCTCGCCGACCGCATCGCGGTGCTGGACGGCGGCCGGATCGTCGCCGAGGGGACGTCCGAGGAGCTCAAGCGCCTGGTCCCGGGCGGGCACGTCCGGCTGCGGTTCGCCGGGCCGGGCGAGCTGGACGCGGCGGCGCGCGTGCTCGGCGAGGCCGCGCGGGACGACGACGCGCTCGCCCTGCAGGTGCCGAGCGACGGCGGCGTCCGGTCGCTGCGGGCGCTGCTCGGGCGGCTGGAGGACGCGGCCGTCGAGGTCGACGAGCTGTCGGTGCACACGCCCGACCTGGACGACGTGTTCCTCGCCCTCACCGGCCAGGAGGAGCGGAAGGAGCAGCGGGAGCAGAGGGAGCAGAAGGAGGAGGTCGCACGATGA